One genomic segment of Alphaproteobacteria bacterium HT1-32 includes these proteins:
- a CDS encoding phosphoenolpyruvate carboxykinase, with the protein MTQTGTVSRIGLNAVGISDTTAEFWNLGTEALIEEALARREGHLGKGGAFITETGSHTGRSAKDKFIVDEPSSSADIWWGDVNKPISDENYQKLKAKVLAHYAGRDVFVQDSFVGADPTFRLGVRVVTETAWHNLFARNMFLQPTQDELKDFDPQFTILQAPTLLADPETDGTNSGTFIVVNFAEKIVLIGGTRYAGEIKKSAFSIQNYLLPARKVLPMHCSANISPEGDTAIFFGLSGTGKTTLSADASRTLIGDDEHGWGADGVFNFEGGCYAKVIDLSPEAEPEIYATTSMFGTVLENVVYDPITRQVDFTDNTKAENTRASYPIDFIPNASETGRGGQPKNIIMLTADAFGVLPPISQLTPDQAMYHFLSGYTARVAGTEIGVTEPQATFSTCFGAPFMPRHPTVYAGLLGKLMEENDVKCWLVNTGWSGGGYGVGSRMKIAYTRAMVNAALDGTLASQESRPDPHFGVLVPTSCPGVPSEVLDPKQTWPDKAAYEAAAKDVVSRFEENFKQFETSVDDSVNAAAIRVAA; encoded by the coding sequence GTGACACAGACTGGCACTGTCAGCCGGATCGGCCTTAATGCGGTCGGGATCAGCGATACAACTGCAGAATTCTGGAACCTCGGAACAGAGGCTCTGATTGAAGAGGCGCTGGCGCGTCGTGAAGGCCATCTCGGAAAGGGTGGCGCCTTCATCACGGAAACCGGCTCACATACCGGCCGTTCCGCCAAGGACAAGTTCATCGTTGATGAGCCGTCCTCCTCAGCCGACATCTGGTGGGGAGACGTCAACAAGCCGATCTCTGATGAGAACTACCAGAAGCTGAAAGCCAAGGTTCTGGCTCATTATGCCGGCCGCGATGTTTTCGTGCAGGACAGCTTTGTCGGGGCCGACCCGACTTTCCGTCTTGGTGTTCGCGTTGTTACGGAAACCGCCTGGCATAATCTGTTTGCCCGCAACATGTTCCTGCAGCCGACACAGGACGAACTGAAGGACTTCGATCCGCAGTTCACCATTCTGCAGGCACCGACCCTGCTGGCTGATCCCGAAACCGACGGCACCAATTCCGGCACCTTCATTGTCGTGAACTTTGCCGAGAAGATCGTTCTGATCGGCGGCACCCGTTATGCCGGGGAAATCAAGAAATCAGCTTTCTCGATCCAGAACTACCTGCTGCCGGCCCGCAAGGTTCTGCCGATGCACTGTTCGGCCAATATCAGCCCGGAAGGCGACACCGCCATTTTCTTCGGCCTGTCGGGAACCGGCAAAACCACCCTGTCCGCCGATGCATCACGCACCCTGATCGGGGATGACGAGCATGGCTGGGGTGCCGATGGTGTGTTCAACTTTGAAGGCGGCTGCTACGCCAAGGTCATCGACCTGAGCCCGGAAGCAGAGCCGGAAATCTATGCCACCACATCGATGTTCGGCACCGTGCTGGAAAATGTCGTCTATGATCCGATCACCCGTCAGGTTGATTTCACGGACAACACGAAGGCGGAAAATACCCGCGCCAGCTATCCCATCGACTTCATTCCGAACGCCAGCGAAACCGGTCGCGGCGGCCAGCCGAAGAATATCATCATGCTGACCGCAGATGCCTTCGGTGTGCTGCCTCCGATCAGCCAGCTGACCCCGGATCAGGCGATGTATCATTTCCTGTCGGGCTATACCGCCCGCGTTGCCGGAACGGAAATCGGCGTTACCGAACCGCAGGCCACTTTCTCGACCTGTTTCGGTGCCCCCTTCATGCCCCGCCATCCGACCGTCTATGCCGGTCTGCTCGGCAAGCTGATGGAAGAAAATGACGTGAAGTGCTGGCTGGTGAATACCGGCTGGTCCGGTGGCGGCTATGGCGTCGGCTCCCGCATGAAGATCGCCTATACCCGGGCGATGGTGAATGCAGCCCTCGACGGCACGCTGGCCAGTCAGGAAAGCCGTCCGGACCCGCATTTCGGTGTGCTGGTCCCGACCTCCTGCCCCGGCGTTCCGTCAGAAGTGCTCGACCCGAAACAGACCTGGCCGGACAAGGCAGCCTATGAAGCCGCCGCGAAGGATGTGGTCAGCCGTTTTGAAGAGAACTTCAAACAGTTCGAAACGTCGGTTGATGACAGCGTCAACGCCGCGGCCATCCGCGTCGCTGCGTAA
- a CDS encoding pyridoxal phosphate-dependent aminotransferase — MTKAPFALNARNQSLPAAVPFVGPETLERSLGKPFRLRLGANESSFGMSPKAVAVMQAEAARASWYADPENFDLRQALSAQFGVAIDEITVGAGIDCLLGCIVRMTVEAGEPVVSSLGAYPTFNYHVAGYGAELVTVPYRDDREDPVALAAKVRETGARLVYFANPDNPMGTWHDAAAVQAFIDALPVTTLLVLDEAYIEFGPAGLAPAIDTDRPNVLRMRTFSKAHGMAGCRVGYAIGHAGLITGINKIRNHFEMNRLSQVGALASLKDPAFLADVAAEVETGRQEYYRLAEQHGLTALPSATNFVAIDVGGGERARAILAALQDRGVFIRMPGVAPLNRCIRVSVGTAEERAQFAEAFADVLNSL; from the coding sequence ATGACCAAGGCGCCTTTCGCACTGAATGCCCGCAACCAGAGTCTGCCTGCGGCGGTTCCCTTTGTCGGGCCGGAGACGCTGGAACGCAGTCTGGGGAAACCGTTCCGGCTGCGGCTGGGGGCCAATGAAAGCAGTTTCGGCATGTCCCCGAAAGCTGTTGCCGTCATGCAGGCGGAGGCTGCCCGGGCAAGCTGGTATGCGGATCCGGAAAACTTTGATCTGCGCCAGGCACTGTCGGCACAGTTCGGTGTGGCAATAGATGAAATTACCGTCGGGGCGGGGATTGACTGCCTGCTGGGCTGTATCGTGCGGATGACGGTCGAGGCGGGTGAACCCGTCGTGTCTTCCCTCGGCGCCTACCCGACGTTCAATTACCATGTTGCGGGATATGGCGCGGAACTGGTTACGGTGCCCTATCGGGACGACCGCGAGGACCCGGTTGCGCTGGCAGCGAAGGTGCGTGAGACAGGAGCCCGTCTGGTCTATTTCGCCAATCCCGACAACCCCATGGGGACCTGGCATGATGCGGCGGCGGTTCAGGCTTTCATTGATGCCCTGCCGGTCACAACCCTGCTGGTGCTGGACGAGGCCTATATTGAATTTGGCCCTGCCGGTCTGGCCCCGGCGATTGATACGGATCGCCCGAATGTGCTGCGCATGCGGACCTTCTCAAAGGCGCATGGCATGGCCGGTTGCCGGGTTGGTTATGCCATCGGTCATGCCGGGCTGATTACCGGCATCAACAAGATCCGCAATCATTTTGAAATGAACCGGCTGTCGCAGGTCGGCGCGCTGGCCTCCCTGAAGGACCCCGCCTTTCTGGCAGATGTGGCGGCAGAAGTAGAGACCGGACGTCAGGAATATTATCGCCTTGCCGAACAGCACGGACTGACAGCCCTGCCATCGGCCACCAATTTTGTTGCCATTGATGTCGGCGGGGGTGAGCGTGCGCGTGCCATTCTGGCCGCACTTCAGGACCGGGGCGTTTTTATTCGTATGCCCGGTGTCGCTCCGCTGAACCGCTGTATCCGGGTCAGTGTGGGAACGGCGGAAGAGCGGGCACAGTTCGCAGAGGCTTTTGCTGACGTGCTGAACAGCCTCTGA
- a CDS encoding gamma-glutamyltransferase, whose protein sequence is MLETVRSWRGAVVAPHHQAARAGLRILEDGGNAVEAMIATAAVISVTYPHMNNLGGDNFWLIAPDGEDPVGIDACGAAAGQASIDFYRALEHDSIPSRGPLAALTVGGAVSGWQRAYAYSRSRLGGKIPLSHLLEEAIALARGGVAVTRTLADNAAGKFDQLAASPGFTGQYCPEGRPVQLADRLLQPRIADTLAHLAQAGLDDFYRGDLARSIAADLIGAGSPLTLADLERHQALDVTPLALEVAGQRLFNMPPPTQGLASLLLLGVFDRLGVSTAESFDFVHGLVESTKAAFRIRDRHVTDPAYMAEAATAFLTGERLDRMAAGIDPKRAAPWPEANNAGDTVWLGAVDASGNAVSMIQSIYWEFGSGVVLPQSGITWQNRGTSFSLDPAHHNCLKPHRRPFHTIQPALARLSDGRVMPYGTMGGEGQPQTQAMIYARHVMFGQDLQQAVTAPRWLLGKTWGSDVTSLRLEDRFDPDLVNALRAAGHDVEMVGPFDEVMGHAGALVRHPNGLIEGASDPRSDGTVAAW, encoded by the coding sequence ATGCTTGAAACTGTCCGTTCCTGGCGCGGAGCCGTTGTTGCACCACATCATCAGGCCGCACGCGCCGGGCTGCGTATACTGGAAGACGGTGGCAATGCCGTCGAGGCGATGATCGCAACGGCAGCGGTCATTTCCGTCACCTATCCGCATATGAACAATCTCGGCGGCGACAATTTCTGGCTGATTGCTCCCGATGGCGAAGACCCGGTCGGTATCGACGCCTGCGGGGCTGCTGCCGGACAGGCCAGCATCGATTTCTACCGCGCCCTTGAGCATGACAGCATCCCGTCACGCGGGCCACTGGCCGCCCTTACCGTCGGTGGCGCGGTTTCCGGCTGGCAACGGGCCTATGCCTACAGCCGCAGCAGGCTTGGTGGTAAAATTCCTTTGTCGCATCTGCTGGAGGAAGCCATCGCCCTCGCCCGTGGCGGCGTTGCGGTAACACGTACCCTTGCCGACAACGCCGCCGGCAAGTTTGACCAGCTCGCCGCATCTCCGGGCTTTACCGGACAATATTGTCCGGAGGGCAGGCCCGTACAGCTGGCAGACAGGCTGCTCCAGCCGCGTATCGCGGACACACTGGCACATCTGGCACAGGCCGGGCTTGATGACTTCTATCGCGGCGACCTGGCCCGCAGCATCGCCGCCGATCTGATCGGCGCCGGCAGCCCGCTGACTCTGGCAGACTTAGAGCGCCATCAGGCGCTGGATGTCACACCACTGGCGCTGGAGGTTGCCGGCCAGCGCCTGTTCAACATGCCCCCGCCGACACAGGGGCTGGCCTCATTGCTGCTGCTCGGAGTCTTTGACCGGCTTGGCGTCTCCACGGCAGAAAGCTTTGATTTTGTCCATGGGCTGGTGGAATCAACCAAGGCTGCCTTCCGGATACGCGACCGGCATGTCACAGACCCCGCCTATATGGCGGAAGCGGCAACAGCTTTTCTGACCGGTGAGCGACTGGACCGGATGGCCGCCGGCATAGATCCGAAACGGGCTGCCCCCTGGCCCGAGGCGAACAATGCCGGGGATACAGTCTGGCTCGGCGCTGTTGATGCCAGCGGCAATGCAGTCAGCATGATCCAGAGCATCTACTGGGAGTTCGGCTCCGGCGTCGTGTTGCCGCAATCCGGCATCACCTGGCAGAATCGCGGGACCAGTTTCTCGCTTGATCCGGCACATCATAACTGCCTGAAGCCGCACCGCCGTCCGTTCCATACCATCCAGCCCGCACTGGCCCGTCTTTCCGATGGCCGGGTCATGCCCTATGGCACCATGGGCGGTGAAGGGCAGCCCCAGACACAGGCCATGATCTATGCCCGTCATGTCATGTTCGGACAGGATCTTCAGCAGGCGGTGACCGCACCGCGCTGGCTGCTCGGCAAAACCTGGGGCAGTGACGTGACGAGCCTGCGACTGGAAGACCGGTTCGACCCTGATCTGGTAAATGCCCTGCGGGCTGCCGGGCATGACGTGGAGATGGTCGGGCCGTTCGACGAAGTCATGGGACATGCCGGTGCACTTGTCCGGCATCCGAACGGACTCATCGAAGGGGCATCCGATCCGCGGTCAGATGGTACCGTCGCGGCCTGGTGA
- a CDS encoding outer membrane beta-barrel protein: protein MSFSTLRTLSIAAASVLMAGVATAADTIPGYYLGIAGGVAQRGDTDLTGSGINTTVDFETGWVVRGNVGYAYSNGFRTELEGSYSASDVDSIKGAANGSGDSNAYALMVNGLYDINLGWAVTPYVGVGVGAARIGADGASPVGGSSINDKSVDFAYQGIAGLAFPINEKLSLTADYRYIATLDPSFTTRAGTDVDAEFNEHRFMVGLRWSFAEPKAPASPAPQPVAAAPAPAAPPPVPQVPGTYLVFFDFDRAELRPDSSEVVRTAAANAKIGKITRLMATGHADRSGTNRYNLALSERRAESVRAELVRQGIPADQIVITFKGEAEPLVPTEDGVREPQNRRVEIIFQ from the coding sequence GTGTCCTTCTCGACTCTGCGAACCCTCTCAATCGCTGCCGCATCTGTACTGATGGCAGGTGTCGCGACCGCTGCGGATACCATTCCGGGCTATTACCTCGGCATTGCCGGTGGTGTTGCCCAGCGTGGTGATACTGACCTGACCGGTTCAGGGATCAACACAACGGTTGATTTTGAAACCGGCTGGGTTGTTCGTGGTAACGTCGGATATGCCTACAGCAACGGTTTTCGTACCGAACTCGAAGGCTCATACAGCGCCAGCGATGTCGACTCGATCAAGGGTGCGGCAAACGGCAGTGGCGACTCGAACGCCTATGCACTGATGGTGAACGGCCTTTATGATATCAATCTCGGCTGGGCAGTGACGCCTTATGTCGGTGTCGGTGTTGGTGCGGCCCGTATCGGTGCTGATGGTGCTTCGCCGGTCGGTGGTTCGTCGATCAACGACAAGAGCGTTGATTTCGCCTATCAGGGCATCGCCGGTCTGGCCTTCCCGATCAATGAGAAGCTTTCGCTGACAGCTGATTATCGCTACATCGCGACGCTGGACCCAAGCTTCACGACCCGCGCGGGTACGGATGTGGATGCAGAGTTCAATGAACATCGCTTCATGGTGGGTCTGCGCTGGTCGTTTGCCGAACCGAAGGCACCTGCTTCTCCGGCTCCGCAGCCTGTTGCCGCAGCCCCTGCTCCGGCAGCACCGCCGCCGGTTCCGCAGGTTCCGGGCACCTATCTGGTGTTCTTTGACTTCGACCGTGCCGAACTTCGTCCGGACTCGTCGGAAGTTGTCCGCACAGCGGCTGCCAATGCCAAGATCGGCAAGATCACCCGCCTGATGGCAACGGGTCATGCTGACCGTTCCGGTACCAACCGTTACAACCTGGCACTCAGCGAGCGCCGCGCCGAAAGCGTCCGGGCAGAACTGGTTCGCCAGGGTATCCCGGCCGATCAGATCGTCATTACCTTCAAGGGTGAGGCCGAGCCTCTGGTCCCGACAGAAGATGGTGTGCGCGAGCCGCAGAACCGCCGTGTGGAAATCATCTTCCAGTAA
- a CDS encoding EamA family transporter, translating to MTAGMLVIPGIDAIAKFLSDDVAAGQVAWGRFLVQSLILLPFVLLRKRAADAFRRPFVHFARGFLIAMATLMFFASLKYLPMADAIAIFFVEPFILTLISAVFLGETIGWRRIGAILVGFIGALMIIRPSYAIFGLPALLPIGAACCFAIYLALTRSLAQGADPVIMQLTAGLSGLLVMSVALVAGGSMDIAVVTPVWLSPDHWALLILLGLIGTIAHLLVVNGFKRAPASLLAPFQYLEIISATLLGFFIFGDFPDPLTWVGIAIIVGSGLYVLHRERIAGTNSD from the coding sequence ATGACGGCGGGCATGCTGGTTATCCCCGGCATTGACGCGATTGCAAAGTTTCTCAGTGACGATGTGGCGGCCGGTCAGGTCGCCTGGGGTCGCTTTCTGGTTCAGAGCCTTATTCTGCTGCCGTTTGTGCTGCTCCGGAAACGGGCGGCAGATGCGTTCAGGCGGCCGTTTGTACATTTTGCCCGCGGGTTCCTGATTGCGATGGCGACACTGATGTTCTTTGCCTCGCTGAAATATCTGCCGATGGCAGATGCGATTGCGATCTTCTTTGTTGAACCTTTTATTCTGACTCTCATCTCGGCGGTTTTTCTTGGAGAAACGATTGGCTGGCGGCGTATCGGTGCCATTCTCGTCGGCTTTATCGGCGCGCTGATGATTATCCGGCCCAGTTACGCAATATTCGGGCTGCCAGCTTTGCTGCCGATTGGGGCAGCCTGTTGCTTCGCCATCTATCTGGCGCTCACCCGGTCGCTTGCACAGGGTGCAGACCCGGTCATCATGCAGCTGACGGCAGGGCTTTCCGGCCTGCTGGTCATGTCGGTCGCACTGGTGGCCGGTGGCAGCATGGATATCGCCGTGGTGACGCCGGTTTGGCTGTCTCCCGACCATTGGGCGTTGCTGATTTTGCTGGGGCTTATCGGCACTATCGCCCATTTGCTGGTCGTCAACGGTTTCAAGCGGGCGCCGGCCAGCCTGCTGGCCCCCTTCCAGTATCTGGAGATTATCAGCGCAACATTACTTGGATTCTTCATTTTCGGCGACTTTCCGGACCCGCTTACCTGGGTCGGAATCGCCATTATCGTGGGATCAGGTCTGTATGTGTTGCACAGAGAGCGCATAGCCGGAACAAATAGCGATTAG
- a CDS encoding S8 family serine peptidase: MIDLINLRTGPFDSRWTDDFSAEILPHAVLRRAELQERAAVKAERAAISEPTAELYGTVPADPEVPNQWHLNNTVNPDADLNLLDVWDEYTGSGVVIGIIDSGIQYDHPDLAAAYRTDLDYDAKTGDDDAYASSNGENHGTALAGVIAGAIDGSGTVGIAHGADITGFTVGPAGVPLNRWVDAMDHAGAADILTNSWGYYGAYYDNFDKPVFAAAETALINAVSAERDGLGQIITFASGNYAQYGENANNHAFQNNPYVITVGATNEAGEVSDFSVQGATVLTSAPGEAIYTTDRTDGGYTSGDYVVANGTSFAAPAVAGVTALMLEANPLLGYRDVQEILALSSQNPLPTDDGWLVNGASNWNGGGLTYHYGYGFGLTDAHAAVRLAESWTDQSTYQNLETVTASSAPNLAITNLGTITDTITLSAPAIEIDRVMVHVEIDHTRNSDLTVELISPDGTVSLLVDNPGYSDGTYYYSTQDIRFDLGSVNFWGEDGAGDWTLRVTDNLTGASSGTLESWSLTLLGDAASDDDTYFFTEEWARHGGEAGRGLISDNAGRDVLNFAAVLSDLDIDLDNGATSSLYGHDISFDTGTVIEDVIGGDGNDILTGNAADNILSGMRGDDTLAGGEGNDTLSGGAGNDTAVFSGNIADYSIDYDEGTVTHKSGPNGTDHLTGIESLVFDDVTLAWGESHPSQFEGTDPANGFDMIWRSDTTGWTYAWLNGDKSDQLDFGFLAGRDLLARGDFDGDGGEDLLWQNPASGWTFIMNDGDVNDQTVLGSLPGRELLALADFDGDGSDDLLWQNTSSGWTFIMNGGNPGDVTNIGTKTGTDFLGIGDFNGDGATDILWQNATSKSTYANYSGNPSQSIWMNFRDGDDLLGIGDFNGDGKDDVLWRDQATGSTFAFQSGDQNNSLWMQYRGSDELLAIADLNGDGQDDAIWRNTDTGATFALRSGDVNDQLWMGMRADNDFLGTGDFNGDGEADVLWRSQGSGFVWAHLSGDPSDQQAAGYRGGYEVLDIADFDNDGRDDVLWRKPNGDAYYAKGADDFDIEWIGHRAGDDYLQGQRENEVGLLVSDEDDNFLF; this comes from the coding sequence GTGATTGATCTGATCAATCTGCGAACCGGTCCGTTCGACTCCCGCTGGACCGATGATTTTTCCGCTGAAATTCTGCCTCATGCGGTGCTGCGTCGTGCCGAGTTGCAGGAGCGGGCTGCCGTTAAGGCAGAGCGCGCGGCAATATCGGAGCCGACGGCAGAGCTTTACGGAACAGTGCCCGCTGACCCGGAAGTCCCGAACCAGTGGCATCTGAACAACACAGTCAATCCGGATGCCGACCTGAACCTGCTGGATGTCTGGGATGAGTATACCGGCAGCGGTGTTGTCATCGGGATCATCGACAGCGGTATTCAGTATGACCATCCGGATCTGGCGGCGGCCTATCGCACGGATCTGGATTATGATGCGAAGACCGGCGACGACGATGCTTATGCCAGCAGCAATGGTGAAAACCATGGCACCGCGCTGGCCGGTGTCATTGCCGGCGCGATCGATGGTTCCGGCACCGTCGGGATTGCCCATGGCGCGGATATCACCGGCTTTACCGTTGGCCCGGCGGGGGTGCCGCTCAACCGCTGGGTTGACGCGATGGACCATGCCGGCGCGGCTGACATCCTGACCAATTCCTGGGGCTATTACGGCGCTTATTACGACAATTTCGACAAGCCGGTCTTTGCGGCGGCTGAAACAGCCCTGATCAATGCGGTTTCGGCTGAGCGCGACGGGCTCGGACAAATCATCACCTTCGCCAGTGGCAATTATGCCCAGTATGGTGAGAACGCGAACAATCACGCCTTCCAGAACAATCCCTATGTCATCACGGTCGGTGCGACCAACGAGGCCGGGGAGGTTTCGGATTTCTCGGTTCAGGGTGCAACGGTTCTGACATCGGCACCGGGTGAGGCGATCTACACGACTGACCGGACTGACGGCGGCTACACTTCCGGCGATTACGTTGTCGCGAACGGGACTTCTTTTGCGGCACCGGCCGTGGCGGGGGTCACCGCGCTGATGCTGGAAGCCAACCCGCTGCTTGGCTATCGCGATGTGCAGGAAATTCTGGCCCTGTCATCACAGAACCCGCTGCCGACAGATGATGGCTGGCTGGTCAACGGCGCCTCGAACTGGAATGGCGGCGGCCTGACCTATCATTATGGCTACGGTTTTGGCCTGACGGATGCCCATGCGGCGGTTCGTCTGGCAGAAAGCTGGACCGATCAGAGCACCTATCAGAATCTGGAAACCGTGACCGCGTCGAGCGCCCCGAATCTGGCGATCACCAATCTCGGGACAATTACCGATACGATCACGCTGAGTGCCCCGGCGATCGAAATCGACCGGGTGATGGTGCATGTGGAGATCGACCATACCCGCAACAGCGATCTGACGGTTGAACTGATTTCACCGGATGGCACGGTCAGCCTGCTGGTCGATAATCCGGGTTACAGTGATGGCACCTATTACTATTCAACACAGGATATCCGCTTCGATCTGGGAAGCGTGAATTTCTGGGGTGAAGACGGTGCCGGGGACTGGACCCTGCGGGTTACAGACAATCTGACCGGCGCCTCCTCCGGGACCCTGGAAAGCTGGAGCCTGACCCTGCTGGGCGATGCTGCCAGCGATGATGATACCTATTTCTTCACCGAAGAATGGGCCCGTCATGGCGGTGAGGCCGGTCGCGGCCTGATCAGCGATAATGCGGGCAGGGATGTGCTGAATTTTGCCGCGGTGCTGTCGGATCTGGATATTGATCTGGATAATGGCGCGACCAGTTCCCTCTATGGTCATGACATCAGCTTTGACACCGGAACGGTGATCGAGGATGTGATCGGCGGTGATGGCAACGATATCCTGACCGGCAATGCAGCAGACAATATCCTCTCCGGCATGCGCGGTGATGACACGCTGGCAGGCGGCGAAGGTAACGATACGCTTTCCGGTGGTGCCGGTAACGATACGGCGGTCTTCAGCGGCAATATTGCCGACTACAGCATCGATTACGATGAAGGCACCGTTACTCATAAGTCGGGACCGAACGGGACAGACCATCTGACCGGTATTGAAAGCCTGGTCTTCGACGATGTGACGCTGGCCTGGGGGGAGAGCCATCCCTCGCAGTTTGAAGGCACGGACCCGGCCAACGGTTTCGACATGATCTGGCGTTCCGACACCACGGGCTGGACCTATGCCTGGCTGAATGGTGACAAGTCGGACCAGCTTGATTTCGGCTTCCTTGCCGGGCGTGACCTGCTGGCACGGGGCGACTTTGACGGTGATGGCGGCGAGGATCTGTTGTGGCAGAATCCGGCCAGCGGCTGGACCTTCATCATGAATGACGGCGACGTCAATGATCAGACGGTCCTTGGTTCTCTGCCGGGGCGCGAACTGCTGGCGCTGGCTGACTTCGATGGCGATGGTTCCGATGATCTGCTGTGGCAGAACACATCCTCGGGCTGGACCTTCATCATGAATGGCGGAAATCCCGGCGATGTGACGAATATCGGCACGAAAACCGGAACGGATTTCCTCGGTATCGGCGATTTCAATGGTGATGGCGCGACAGATATTCTCTGGCAGAACGCGACCTCGAAATCCACTTACGCGAATTACTCCGGTAATCCGTCGCAATCGATCTGGATGAACTTCCGTGATGGCGATGACCTGCTCGGCATTGGCGATTTCAATGGCGATGGCAAGGATGACGTTCTCTGGCGCGATCAGGCCACCGGCTCGACCTTTGCCTTCCAGTCCGGTGACCAGAATAATTCACTCTGGATGCAGTATCGTGGCTCGGACGAATTGCTGGCTATTGCCGACCTGAACGGCGACGGGCAGGACGATGCGATCTGGCGCAATACGGATACCGGCGCGACCTTTGCCCTGCGTAGCGGTGATGTGAACGACCAGCTGTGGATGGGCATGCGCGCGGATAACGATTTCCTCGGTACAGGGGACTTCAATGGCGATGGTGAGGCCGATGTTCTCTGGCGCAGTCAGGGCAGCGGCTTTGTCTGGGCGCATCTGTCGGGGGATCCGTCAGACCAGCAGGCGGCCGGCTATCGCGGGGGCTATGAAGTTCTGGATATCGCGGACTTCGATAATGATGGCCGTGATGATGTGCTGTGGCGCAAGCCGAATGGCGATGCCTATTATGCCAAAGGCGCGGATGACTTCGACATTGAATGGATCGGCCACCGCGCTGGTGACGATTATCTGCAGGGCCAGCGTGAGAACGAAGTCGGTCTGCTGGTTTCTGACGAAGACGACAATTTCCTTTTCTGA
- a CDS encoding aminotransferase class V-fold PLP-dependent enzyme, translating to MTLKTGREFLAIPGPTNIPEPVLAAMHRPAIEIYKGELVGITTSCLADLKKVFGTEGDTYIYISNGHGAWEAALTNTLSRGDKVLVLQSGRFAVGWGEMASMMGVEVEVLEQDERKAVDPAAVEARLKAPDAADIKAVLVVQIDTASGVLNDVPAIRRAIDAAGHDALFMVDTIASLGTTPFDMDDWGVDVAVTGSQKGLMSPPGLSFVAAGPKAARAHQTADLRTRYWDWTARQGEMHYMKFCGTPPVHGLFALRKSLDMLLEEGLENVFTRHRLLAGAVHKAVEVWSRGGSLGFNIETPEHRAPSVTPVLVKDPAHVMQLLAYCEHKAGVILGVGIGEFSGRAFRIAHMGYVNAPMLLGTLSVIDMGLGAIGIPREKGAVQAAIDHLSDAVGV from the coding sequence ATGACGCTGAAGACCGGGCGGGAATTTCTCGCCATTCCGGGGCCGACGAATATTCCCGAGCCTGTGCTGGCGGCGATGCATCGCCCGGCTATTGAAATCTACAAGGGTGAACTGGTTGGCATAACCACCAGTTGTCTGGCCGATCTGAAGAAGGTCTTCGGCACGGAAGGCGATACCTATATCTATATCTCCAATGGTCATGGTGCCTGGGAAGCGGCGCTGACAAACACGCTTTCCCGCGGCGACAAGGTGCTGGTGCTGCAAAGTGGCCGCTTTGCCGTGGGCTGGGGCGAAATGGCGTCCATGATGGGTGTCGAGGTTGAGGTGCTGGAGCAGGACGAGCGCAAGGCCGTTGACCCGGCGGCTGTCGAAGCCCGTCTGAAAGCGCCGGATGCCGCAGATATCAAAGCCGTTCTGGTGGTGCAGATCGATACCGCCTCCGGGGTGCTGAACGATGTTCCGGCAATCCGCCGGGCCATTGATGCCGCCGGTCATGACGCCTTGTTCATGGTCGATACAATCGCCTCGCTGGGCACCACACCGTTCGATATGGATGACTGGGGTGTCGATGTGGCGGTGACCGGATCGCAGAAAGGTCTGATGTCACCACCGGGTCTGAGTTTTGTCGCCGCCGGACCGAAAGCGGCACGGGCGCATCAAACTGCTGATCTGCGGACAAGATACTGGGACTGGACCGCGCGTCAGGGTGAAATGCATTACATGAAGTTCTGTGGCACGCCCCCGGTGCACGGGCTTTTCGCGCTTCGCAAGTCGCTCGACATGCTGTTGGAAGAAGGGCTGGAGAATGTTTTCACTCGCCACCGCCTGCTGGCTGGTGCTGTCCACAAGGCGGTTGAGGTCTGGAGCCGGGGCGGCTCGCTTGGCTTCAATATCGAAACGCCGGAACATCGTGCGCCCTCTGTGACCCCCGTTCTGGTGAAAGACCCGGCGCATGTGATGCAGCTGCTGGCCTATTGTGAACACAAGGCAGGCGTTATTCTGGGTGTTGGCATTGGCGAGTTTTCAGGCCGTGCTTTCCGGATCGCGCATATGGGTTATGTCAACGCACCGATGCTTCTGGGAACCCTCTCGGTGATCGATATGGGGCTGGGAGCCATCGGCATTCCACGTGAAAAAGGGGCCGTTCAGGCTGCAATAGATCATCTGAGTGATGCTGTTGGGGTGTGA